In bacterium, one genomic interval encodes:
- a CDS encoding DUF4396 domain-containing protein, producing the protein MVRLGFVFGFLLGMIPLLRAGFSTKRAFRQVLIAEGLSIAVMEAFEVATQLVIPGVMEAGLTDSLFWLGMLAALVVGFIAAYPVNLIMIRRGVRHQH; encoded by the coding sequence ATGGTGAGGCTCGGGTTTGTTTTCGGCTTTCTCCTCGGGATGATCCCGCTGTTGCGAGCCGGTTTCTCTACTAAGCGTGCGTTCAGGCAGGTACTGATCGCCGAGGGGCTCAGTATCGCGGTGATGGAAGCGTTCGAGGTCGCGACACAACTGGTGATCCCGGGAGTAATGGAAGCTGGCTTGACTGATTCACTCTTCTGGCTCGGGATGCTCGCCGCTTTGGTGGTTGGATTTATCGCGGCTTATCCGGTGAATCTGATCATGATCCGACGCGGCGTTCGCCACCAGCACTAA
- the hemW gene encoding radical SAM family heme chaperone HemW, translating into MPFGLYVHFPFCRNKCSYCDFYKELFDLGMERSFYEALRIETELCAEAYAGQDREISTIFIGGGTPSLTNLQMFSDWLAQLRSLFYVSDGIEFSIENNPDSVHLENLQAFRELGINRPTFGIQSFDPHLLKLLNRKHNPDHSYKAVYLTNALGYENFGLDLIFGLPKQTSKILSRDLDELIDLNPPHISFYQLTVEPGTKLAERVESGSLVMPSQEVCLALYRGGCERLAEAGYHRYEISSFAKPGFECRHNLGYWEGNDYLALGPSGHSFMQGRRFANVSNVMEYIKSLKSGSRPVIYDESGIDERMVESIMLGLRTSRGIDRHQYAARFGVSVEERLDAKQFELLVRSGHLLPEGDQLKLSEEGIYLADEITRRLLK; encoded by the coding sequence ATGCCATTCGGTCTTTACGTCCATTTCCCCTTTTGCCGCAATAAGTGCTCGTACTGCGACTTTTATAAGGAGCTGTTCGATCTCGGGATGGAGCGCTCGTTTTACGAAGCCCTCCGCATTGAGACCGAACTCTGCGCCGAAGCCTACGCCGGGCAGGATCGTGAGATCTCGACCATCTTCATCGGCGGCGGCACCCCCTCGCTGACCAACCTCCAGATGTTCTCCGACTGGCTGGCCCAACTTCGCTCTCTGTTTTATGTGTCGGACGGAATCGAGTTCTCAATCGAGAATAACCCGGATTCGGTTCATCTGGAAAATCTGCAGGCATTTAGAGAGCTGGGGATCAACCGCCCGACCTTCGGTATCCAGTCATTTGACCCACATCTACTGAAACTGCTCAATCGAAAGCATAATCCCGACCACAGCTACAAAGCGGTCTATCTGACCAATGCGCTGGGGTATGAGAATTTCGGCCTGGACCTGATCTTTGGCCTACCCAAACAGACCAGCAAGATCCTCTCGCGCGATTTGGATGAGCTCATCGATTTGAACCCGCCCCACATTTCGTTCTATCAACTGACTGTCGAACCGGGGACAAAACTGGCGGAGCGGGTGGAGTCGGGCTCGCTGGTGATGCCATCGCAGGAAGTCTGCCTCGCGCTCTATCGCGGCGGATGTGAACGGCTCGCCGAGGCCGGCTACCACCGCTACGAGATTTCATCGTTTGCCAAACCGGGATTTGAGTGCCGCCATAATCTCGGCTACTGGGAAGGGAACGATTATCTCGCACTGGGACCATCGGGGCATTCCTTCATGCAGGGACGTCGGTTTGCCAATGTCTCAAACGTGATGGAGTACATCAAATCGCTCAAGTCGGGAAGCCGTCCGGTGATCTACGATGAATCGGGGATCGATGAACGGATGGTGGAATCGATCATGCTGGGGCTGCGGACCTCGCGGGGGATCGACCGTCATCAGTATGCGGCCCGCTTTGGAGTATCGGTCGAGGAGCGTCTGGATGCCAAGCAGTTCGAACTGTTGGTGAGGTCAGGACACCTTCTCCCGGAGGGGGACCAGTTGAAATTGTCTGAAGAAGGAATCTACCTTGCCGACGAGATCACGCGACGACTCCTGAAGTAA